In a single window of the Methylococcus sp. Mc7 genome:
- a CDS encoding transposase, which translates to MRWRAYATAIETFWHTLERHRDDPHEKLRAVVREFLLDWAVILRPLSDPSLPLTNNEAERALRHSVIARRMSHGTRSELGSRAYALLASVIETCRRRGAVVLDFLGSVIAAARKGLALPSLPEMQAVRS; encoded by the coding sequence GTGCGCTGGCGAGCATACGCGACAGCGATCGAGACGTTCTGGCACACCCTGGAACGGCATCGGGACGATCCGCACGAGAAGCTACGTGCCGTGGTCCGCGAGTTCCTGCTCGATTGGGCGGTGATCCTGCGCCCGCTGTCCGATCCCTCGCTGCCGCTGACGAACAATGAGGCCGAACGGGCATTGCGTCACTCCGTGATTGCCCGCCGCATGAGTCATGGCACCCGCAGTGAACTCGGCTCCCGCGCCTATGCGCTACTGGCCAGTGTGATCGAAACCTGTCGCCGTCGCGGTGCGGTTGTCTTGGATTTCCTCGGCTCGGTAATCGCCGCCGCGCGAAAGGGACTCGCACTGCCCTCCTTACCCGAGATGCAAGCGGTCAGATCGTAG
- a CDS encoding DUF3047 domain-containing protein, producing the protein MNDIHALNQTDFRSRFETLLNLLPKDELADYAFVDVPCDRKPWLDTGIDLAEGESVTSFAVGKTQLQGADFWFGADFQLWFRIGADGEVFRGTRASHTFTAERAGRLFLASYFPGEWSTRTGELATPDEAYRQASGNLAVLILRWRKAPLEGLNELAEIGDVEGLVASEIDRRTHPAETPPGWYYLWFVGPAEIYRPCRTPEEKPAICCHTHRDVGLLQKDIVLPLSPDTRLRWAWRMDRLPSEVREDTLPTHDYLSIAVEFDNGQDITYYWSAELPVGTGYRCPIPTWTARETHVVIRSGSEGLGQWFDEERNVYRDYQDYIGGPLPGNIVRVWLIALSLFQGREGDGRYAHIAFVTGERCLPVTAKG; encoded by the coding sequence ATGAACGACATCCATGCGCTGAACCAAACCGACTTCCGCAGCCGCTTCGAAACCCTGCTGAACCTGCTGCCGAAGGACGAACTGGCCGATTATGCCTTCGTCGACGTGCCGTGCGACCGCAAACCCTGGCTGGACACCGGCATCGATCTGGCCGAGGGCGAATCCGTCACCAGTTTCGCCGTGGGCAAGACCCAGCTACAGGGCGCGGATTTCTGGTTCGGCGCGGACTTCCAGTTGTGGTTCCGCATCGGCGCGGACGGCGAAGTCTTCCGCGGCACCCGGGCGAGCCACACCTTCACGGCCGAGCGCGCCGGCCGGCTGTTTCTGGCCAGCTACTTCCCCGGCGAATGGTCGACCCGGACCGGCGAGCTGGCGACGCCGGACGAAGCTTATCGACAAGCCTCGGGAAACCTGGCCGTGCTGATCCTGCGCTGGCGAAAGGCGCCGCTGGAAGGGCTGAACGAACTGGCGGAAATCGGCGACGTGGAAGGACTGGTCGCCTCCGAGATCGACCGCCGGACCCATCCCGCGGAAACGCCGCCGGGCTGGTATTACCTGTGGTTCGTGGGACCGGCCGAAATCTACCGGCCCTGCCGGACGCCGGAGGAAAAGCCCGCCATTTGCTGCCATACCCACCGCGACGTCGGGCTGCTGCAAAAGGACATCGTGCTCCCACTTTCGCCGGACACCCGCTTGCGCTGGGCCTGGCGGATGGACCGCCTGCCCTCGGAAGTCCGCGAAGACACCCTGCCGACCCACGACTACCTGAGCATCGCCGTGGAATTCGACAACGGCCAGGACATCACCTATTACTGGAGCGCCGAGCTGCCGGTCGGCACCGGCTACCGCTGCCCGATCCCCACCTGGACCGCGCGCGAAACCCATGTGGTGATCCGCTCCGGCAGCGAGGGGCTGGGCCAGTGGTTCGACGAGGAGCGGAACGTCTACCGGGACTATCAGGACTACATCGGCGGCCCGCTGCCGGGCAACATCGTGCGGGTGTGGCTGATCGCCCTCAGTCTGTTTCAGGGCCGGGAAGGCGACGGGCGCTACGCCCACATCGCTTTCGTCACAGGGGAACGGTGCCTTCCCGTTACCGCCAAGGGCTGA
- a CDS encoding helix-turn-helix domain-containing protein: MIVRDSTLNGFKLSTADVAPGERYGWLMEVIRREYVKVEVRPPGDGELYNEMTIYPWKDSRLSVIRSRPIGIERLPGEPHRADQDAYFAVVLLAGRYSLEQQGKSVILRPGDLTLYDATRPHRIECPANFAKLIVSIPRTILGRRVPGIERCTALRVPGDRGLGAVASSFIRAAASQAGQLKPDEFQQLSGHTFDLLAAALASLPSGTPGVARERSVSLALAKDFIERHLADPDLNAAGIARGVGLSARYIRELFLEEGTSPMRHVWRRRLENCRRDLLDARHAGRHVSEVAFRWGFNDASHFSRTFKRHFGCSPREYRGY, encoded by the coding sequence ATGATCGTCCGGGATTCGACACTTAACGGCTTCAAGCTATCGACCGCGGACGTGGCGCCCGGCGAGAGATATGGCTGGCTCATGGAAGTGATCAGGCGCGAGTACGTCAAGGTGGAAGTCCGGCCCCCTGGAGACGGGGAGCTGTACAACGAGATGACGATTTATCCGTGGAAGGATAGTCGCCTGTCCGTGATCCGCTCCCGCCCGATAGGCATCGAACGGCTCCCCGGCGAACCGCATCGGGCGGATCAGGACGCCTACTTTGCCGTAGTGTTGCTTGCCGGCCGCTATTCACTGGAACAGCAGGGGAAAAGCGTAATCCTCCGGCCGGGCGACCTGACGCTCTACGATGCCACGCGGCCGCACCGCATCGAATGTCCGGCGAATTTCGCAAAGCTCATCGTTTCCATCCCTCGGACCATCCTCGGACGACGGGTTCCTGGGATCGAGCGTTGCACCGCCTTACGCGTCCCGGGTGATCGAGGATTGGGTGCGGTGGCGTCGAGTTTCATCCGCGCGGCAGCGTCTCAGGCCGGGCAGTTGAAGCCTGATGAATTCCAACAACTTTCGGGACATACATTCGATCTGCTGGCGGCGGCATTGGCGTCGTTACCTTCCGGAACACCCGGCGTCGCGCGGGAGCGGTCCGTTTCGCTTGCCCTCGCGAAGGACTTCATCGAGCGGCATCTGGCCGACCCGGATCTGAATGCCGCCGGCATAGCCCGCGGTGTGGGTTTGTCAGCCCGTTACATCCGCGAGCTTTTTCTGGAGGAAGGTACGTCTCCCATGCGCCATGTGTGGCGCCGCCGGTTGGAGAATTGCCGTAGAGACTTGCTCGATGCAAGACATGCCGGGCGCCACGTGTCGGAAGTTGCGTTTCGTTGGGGATTCAACGACGCCTCGCATTTCAGCCGTACATTCAAGAGGCACTTTGGCTGTTCGCCTCGTGAATACCGGGGCTATTAA
- a CDS encoding KamA family radical SAM protein: protein MQEFLSYKAYSLGNFRSIPQMEALPEALKFDIEVVGHVLPFKTNNFVIDHLIDWSRVPDDPLFVLTFPQRGMLRPEHYNEIADLVRGGAEPAAIKSTANRIRMLLNPHPAGQVSHNIPTLEGELLDGMQHKYRETVLFFPSQGQTCHAYCSFCFRWPQFVGMSELKFATREVERLIAYLQANPQVSDVLFTGGDPMVMSAKNLAAYIEPLLDADLPSLRHIRVGSKSLSFWPYRYLTDKDSQEVLDLFRKVGAAGKHLAFMAHFNHPRELRPEPVRHAIRAIRETGAVIRTQSPLLAHVNDDPALWAEMWNSQVDLGCVPYYMFVARDTGAQDYFAVPLVRAWEIFREAYQRVSGLGRNVRGPSMSANPGKVQVLGVSQVAGEKVIVMRFIQGRDPDWVHRPFFAKFDPQATWLSELEPAFGDSFYFEDSLDQYYHEDLQTAHVEDYE, encoded by the coding sequence ATGCAAGAATTCTTATCCTACAAAGCCTATTCTCTCGGCAATTTTCGCAGCATTCCGCAAATGGAGGCTTTGCCGGAGGCGCTGAAGTTCGATATCGAAGTCGTGGGCCATGTCCTGCCCTTCAAGACCAACAATTTCGTCATCGACCATCTCATCGACTGGAGCCGTGTTCCGGACGATCCTCTGTTCGTTCTCACTTTTCCTCAGCGGGGGATGCTCCGGCCGGAGCACTACAATGAGATTGCGGATTTGGTGCGAGGCGGTGCCGAGCCCGCCGCCATCAAGAGCACGGCGAACAGGATCCGCATGCTGCTCAACCCTCATCCCGCGGGTCAGGTAAGTCACAACATTCCGACGCTGGAAGGCGAGTTGCTGGACGGGATGCAGCACAAGTATCGCGAGACCGTGCTGTTTTTCCCCAGCCAGGGCCAGACTTGTCATGCCTATTGCAGTTTTTGCTTCCGTTGGCCTCAGTTCGTCGGCATGTCGGAACTCAAGTTCGCCACCCGCGAAGTGGAGCGGCTGATCGCCTATCTGCAGGCCAACCCCCAGGTGAGCGACGTGTTGTTCACCGGGGGCGACCCCATGGTCATGTCGGCCAAGAATCTGGCCGCTTACATCGAGCCGCTGCTGGACGCCGATCTGCCCAGCCTGCGCCACATCCGCGTCGGCTCCAAGTCCTTGAGCTTCTGGCCCTACCGCTATCTGACGGACAAGGACAGCCAGGAAGTCCTGGATCTGTTCCGCAAAGTCGGCGCGGCCGGCAAGCACTTGGCGTTCATGGCCCATTTCAACCATCCCCGCGAGTTGCGGCCCGAGCCAGTCCGGCATGCCATCCGGGCGATACGCGAAACCGGCGCGGTTATCCGCACCCAGTCGCCCCTTTTGGCCCATGTCAACGACGATCCGGCGCTTTGGGCCGAGATGTGGAACAGTCAAGTGGACCTCGGCTGTGTCCCTTATTACATGTTCGTGGCCCGCGATACGGGGGCGCAGGACTATTTCGCGGTGCCGCTGGTGCGGGCATGGGAAATTTTCCGCGAGGCGTACCAGCGGGTCAGCGGCCTCGGCCGGAACGTGCGCGGGCCCAGCATGTCGGCCAATCCGGGCAAGGTGCAAGTGCTGGGCGTTAGCCAAGTTGCGGGTGAGAAAGTGATAGTGATGCGATTCATCCAGGGCCGGGATCCGGATTGGGTGCATCGCCCCTTCTTCGCGAAGTTCGATCCGCAGGCCACATGGCTGAGCGAACTGGAACCGGCTTTCGGCGACTCCTTTTATTTCGAAGATTCGTTGGATCAGTACTACCACGAAGACCTGCAAACCGCCCACGTAGAGGATTACGAATAG